A stretch of DNA from Nitrospira sp. KM1:
CCACTGAGCTACGCCCGCTCGCGATGAAATTTCGAGCACTTATAGTTTCGGCTCCGGCCGCCACACCCTCAGGTGTTATTAGAGTGTTAGTTTTGTGATTATGAAGCTTCTTGGCCGCAGCATGCAAGTCGTCCGGCGTAATCGTGTTATACCGGCGATGCATGCGGTCTGACTTATGCCCCACGATCTTCGTGGCTGTTGCTGTATCGACCCCTGCACGTCTAAGGTTGGTGCTCGCGGTATGCCGGAAGTCATGAATTTTGAGATTCGTGATACCCGCTCGTCGGCACGCCGCGTTAAAAGCTGTTCCGATCCGCTTCACCTCTGCACCGTTATACAAGAACACCCTCTGAGTGTCCAGGCGCCGCTCCTTCCACAATTCCGTGAACACTTGATACACGGTGGGAGTCATCGGAACCAGGCGCACCTCTCCGTTCTTTGTCTCTCTTAACGTGAACTCCTTGCGGCGCATATCCACGTCTGCCCATTCAAGCCTTAACAACTCCCTTTTCGAGGACCCACCTCATACGCCACCGTCAGAAGCCTTCGCAGATGTGGCGCAAGTGTCGCCTTCAGCCGTTCCCATTCCTCAGGGCTCGCGATTCTGTCCCGTTCATTCTGCGGGTTCGGCTTTGGCACATGTGCAGCAGGATTGTCAGTCACTAGACGAAACTGAGGGCTCCTGGCCACGTTGAACATGTGGGTTAATGCCATGTGGTCGTGGTTAATGGTCTGAAGCTTAACAGCGTTACCGGCATCAGTCCGCTTCCATCGACACTTCTTGCAAGTCGCGGCATTGACCCACTTCTGACACTTGGGGCACCGTGTACGTGAATACTGGACACGTTGCGCCCGATAGGCGGTTACATCCTCCGGTGTGATAGCGCCTAGCGCCTTATCCGCAAAGAAATCGGGGAGATTTTTGACTGTTTCCAGCGCCAGATACTGCTTCCCCCCTGGCGAAACGTGATGGATTGAGATCGAGCTTTGCGAGGACTCGCGATTTGTCCACTCATCAGCTTCGTACGAAGGACAGCTTCGTGACGCTTCGCCTCAGTTCTGTTCAGAGATCCCACTTTCCAAAATTTCCGCCATTATGTCTGAGCGATTGTAGTCAGTGAAGAGGTACCTCCCTAGACCCCAAGGATTAAATTGCTTCTAAATCAACTTTGAATAAAAATCCGTTCTCATCAATTCTTTGAGTTTCTTCCAGCCCCAATCCGAGTCGCGCTTCCAAACGTAATATGCGGCTGGCAATGTGCCTCCAGATAAAATCACGTCTACACGTTGCATAAACCCATGGATTTCAAGTTCCTGTAACACCGCCGCCGCAAAATTTGCTGACCTGCTGCCACCTCCTGAAATAGCGATTCCGATGAAGGCTTAGGCTTTTCTGTTTCGGCAGATGCCAGCGAATTATCCGGTACTTCAATTGTAGAGGGGACAGAGGTGTCACGCAGGATAAAGTCATTAGTGCTGGCATTGGAGTTCAGAAACCGACAGCTGAGTATTCCGCACAAGAAAACAAGGATCATTGCCAGATTGCCAGTTCTTAATGATGGCTTAGTGATCGACAACTTGGATCGTGTGGAGTAATGCGAGCAACTCGCTTCTCCGGTGACAATTCGCCGTACCCACAGCTCCTTAACAGTCCGATTCCAAGGATGGTGTATGTACAAAAAGTGGATTTCAGATGATGCGGAGGAGGTAAGCTATGCATGAAGAACTTCTGACATCTTCAGTTGGTAGGAGATTAGCATGTAAACAACCTAAGTCCAATCATCAACGGCTGGGGTCATTTTAATGCAATGTTCTTAAGTGAAATCAATCACTGCCGGGCGGAATGTTGCTAAATCTCAATAAATTATGACGCATTTCGAACCAGATACGAACCAATGTAGTGTGCCCGATAATCCAATGATTGGAGCGGATTGACCTCAGTATGCGAATTCGCGGGTCTGGTGATATTAAGGGAAAGATATCTTACAAACCATAAAGGGTCTCCTCCGTTGATTCCATAAGACATAATTCTTGAATCAGTGCCACTGCTAGGGGCAGCCAAATATTGTTTGCCATTCATAAGGTCTAGTAACACCTCAATGCCGGTGTGATTCCGTGAGTCATTGGGTGACGGTAAAAATGCCGGTTCAGTCAGACCTTTGGTTATCCCTGCGTGGCCGTAGAGTACTCCAATGTCGCCACCAATTGCGTAACGGAACCCGTGGGTTGTCGTAAACCCTCCGAACCCCGCCAGGACCTCGTTAGCCGATCGATTTGCCGTTGCGGTCAGATTCAGCCACTCCAGATTGGTATCAGTGTCCAACGTGAGTAGTTGGTCTCCAGTCCCAGGATTAAGATCCTTCTGAATAAGTGACATGGAATATCCTCCATAGTGAAAAGCGCTTCAGAGCGGGTCAAGTAATGCACCTGCCAGGTTATTCATTTGCTGGACCGCAAAAAGGCTTATTTGAGATACCCGTATATGTGTAGTCGTTCCGTCCATGGCCCGCCTGACAACGGACACGTCCCCAAATTGGTTGTGCATATGCTCGCACCATTAAATGCTGACGAAGCATCGGTGTTGTGATTATTCTGCTTCCTCCCTCCAATGCTTTGTTCAGGCCATTTGTCAGACCATCCGAGAGCCCAGCTGCTAGGCCTCTACTAAGGGTCTGTCAAAACTCATCGCCCCTGTCACAGCACGACTTTTCCACCTCATCTTTGTCGTAACCTTGCTTGTCTAGCTCAATGCGCCGTTCAATAGTACAGCCGCTCCAGGCATCCGAGTCGACAAGCACCAAGCCGGGACGATCAGGCTACACAATGTGATAACAGCCATAGCATGTTTCATCGTAACCTCCTTCAGAGTGGTGATTGAACTTTCACGTTCAATCCCTACGGCCAGAGATTCTTCAACATTACGAGTGCAGATCCCGCGCCCAATCGCACTGTGAGGACGAGCACTGAATCGAAGAAGCTTCTCATGGTTTTATTCCGTTTGTGTCCTGGTAAGACTCCATAATCTGCAACTGCTGGACCAGTGGCGTACAAAACATGTTTCAAAATTTGAAAGAAGCTATATCAACGGTTTCAATGGTGAAGGTCGAGTAGGAATGTACGAGACACCGCCATGGTTGTTGAAGGTGGCCCGTAACCTGCTGGGATCACAATCGATACACCCGATACAAATAGATACGCCGGAGCAGGTCGCTTAAATTGCACTGATTAGGTTAATAGTCGGTACTTCTAACCAGACTTCAGAGCAAGCACTTCTGTTTTTAACTGTTTTTGTCCTCGTGACGCATTTCGATATAGGACCGTTCGATTGGAGGCATCAGCGTCTGCCCTTGAGAGTAGGTATTGTACAGTGTTAGAAGACCAACAAGTCGGAGTGGCCGCCCGTCACTGCTTATTATGGAGATCAAAACTGGCTATAAAGAGGTTATCCAAAACGCACGCGTCTCATGAATGGATTCCAGATCGGTGTAGTTCAACCTCGTCCATGGTTAAACCATCCGATTGAACCGGACTATGAAGCCGTCTCTTTTGTAATTCCGTCCATTGCGTTTCCCTGGTTCCCATTCGCCTTTGGGTTCCCATTTAATAGTTTGCAGATACGACCAAGTGGAGCTGGGAATGGCTCATCCGACTACATTCTTTTCGCCAATATGTGGCTCCACTATCCGCAGACATGATCACAGCAGGTGTCCGAGCATTTCCAAATTGCATAAACGATCAACACCGTGGCTTGCCATGAGCTCTTCATAGGTGCTCCATATAGTCTCACACTGCACATTCTTTAAGGTGACCTATACCATTTAAGACATGGGCAGCCACAAGGGTGCCCGTGGCGTGCACCCAACGTCTGGTCGTGGTCCGAGGTGCAAAACGAGGTGTCGATCAGGTGTTATTACAGTGTTAGGAAGTACACTAAAGTGTGGTGAATTGCAGTTACTGGATGCTACTAGAAACGAAGGAGTAAAACGCAGAATCCTCACTAACGACAAGGGATTGCCTACGCCATCAAAGGCTTAAGCAATCCCCCTAGGTAAGATTGGGAAGCTAGGACTCTACGAGTCCTACGCCGGCCTTTGACTCAAGTCAAGGAAGCGAGGGCACTAGGGCGCCAATTGTACAAGCGCAAACTTCCGTCGTCCGACTTTCAGCTGATACGATCGCCCGGCTGCCAATGCAATGAGCATGTTGGCATCGGTCTGTTTTTGGCCGTCGACTTCCAGTCCACCCTGAATGATCAGCCGCCGGGCTTCGCTCTTACTGGGAACCAGTCCGGTCCTCGCGACCAGATCTGCCAGTCCGATGGATCCGTCGGGTTTGACATCCGCCGGATGTAAGATGACGGTGGCATCCGGCTCACTGGGAAATTCACGCTCCCGGAATTTCTGTTGAAATTCCTCGCGAGCGTTCTTCCCCGCTTCCGCTCCGTGATAGCGTTCGACGAGCATCTGGGCCAGGGACTGCTTTGCCTCCATGGGATGAAGGTTCTTGACCGCTGCAAGGTCTTCCGTCGTCAGCAACTCGTAATACCGAACCATGAGCTCATCGCTGATGGACATGACCTTTCCGAACATGTTGCCGGGCGCATCTTCCAATGCAATGTAGTTTCCAAGGCTCTTGCTCATTTTCCTCACGCCGTCGAGTCCTTCAAGCAATGGCATCGTAATGACGACCTGTGGTTCCTGGCCATAATCCCGCTGCAAATCACGGCCAACGAGCAGGTTGAATTTCTGATCCGTACCTCCCAGTTCCACGTCGGCCTTTAGCGCAACTGAGTCGTATCCCTGTACCAGAGGATAGAGAAACTCGTGAACGCTGATCGGCTTTTGATCCCGGAATCGATTCTGAAAATCGTCCCGTTCCATCATACGCGCAACTCTGTAGTGCGCCGATAGCTGAATGATCCCTTCCGCCGTCATGGGAGTCATCCATGTGCTATTGAATTCGATCACGGTCTTCGCAGGATCGAGGACTTTGAAAATCTGTCGCTCATAGGTTTTTGCGTTCTCCTGCACCTGTTCTTTTGTCAGCGCCTTTCTGGTTTCCGAGACGCCTGTGGGATCACCGATGAGCCCGGTGAAGTCTCCGATCAGGAACATCACATGATGGCCCAGATCCTGAAAATGCTTGAGCTTATGAATGAGAACGGTGTGCCCCAGATGAAGATCCGGAGCGGTCGGATCGAAGCCGGCTTTGACACGCAGTGGTCGCTGTTCTTTGATCGCACGCGTGAGTTTCGATTCCAATTCGGCATGATGAATGATTTCAACAGTGCCGCGGCGGATCAGATCCAATTGGCGTGCCAATTCGCTCATGTTTTCTTCCCGTCTTTCGCCAAAACGCTGTGCCCGGGGACATCGACCAATGTACGGATGCGCTCCAGCGTTTTCTTGCCGATTCCCTTGACTGTACGCAGATCCTCTACGCTGCGGAAGGACCCCAATTCTTCCCGGTGCTGAATAATGCGGCCCGCTAGGACCGGTCCAATTCCTGGAAGTCCTTCCAGGTCTTGCGCGGTCGCACGGTTCAAATCCAGTCTCCGAACAGCAACCGAAGTCCGGGGTCGATCTAAACCCTCCGCATGTTGGACAGCTGAGGGAACCGCAACCGCCTGGCGGAGTTCAGGCATCTGAGTCTGCCGAGGTGCCTGAACATCTGCTCCCCGGTCCTCCTGATCAGCCTGCGGAAGCCCCCATCCGACCCAGAAGATCATGGCCATCGTGAAGACGACCATCCCCAACCTGATGAGAAGAGAAAGGAGCACTAAACCACCGGTTTCGAATTTGATCTGTGGACTTACAATCGGCTGGATTCTGCGGGCGACCATCTGGCCGAATCACAGCCGACTGATCCGGTATCCAACAGGCCGAACGCACCGCCTTCTGGATTATCTTCTAGTTCGACGATTGAAAATGGGTTTTACTGGGGATGCACCCTCAATGCAATAGACTCTAATGGCTGCGTCGAATTCCATATCCGTGACGCAAGCACCGGGGTTGAGCTGACTGAATCACCCGCGACCTAGCCGCCGGTCCTGCGCCAAGAATGGCAATGCGCCTCAGCATGCAAGTCGCTTAGTGCTTTTGCCCGGCGAGGAACACCTCATACTGCGCGGGGGTCATCAATGCGTCGATTTCACCGTCGTTGGAAAGGTCGATCACAACCATCCAGCCATTGCCGTAAGGATCTGAATTCACGGCTTCCGGATGGTCTTTGAGGCCCGCATTGACCTGAGTGATGGTTCCACTCACCGGAGTGTAGATCGTGGATGTGGTCTTGGTGGATTCCACTTCGCCGATCTGCTGTCCGGCTTTCACGACGGTACCGGATTTCGGCATGTCGATGAACACGATGTCTCCGAGCGCATCCTGCGCAAAATGGCTAATCCCGATCGTGGCCTGCTTGCCATTGACACGAACCCATTCATGTTCCTTATGATATCGAAGATCTGCTGGAATCATAGACTCCTCACCTGTCTGTTCAGAATCTCCTAGCGGACAACATCCATTTCAGGGAAGAAATAGGCGATCTCCTGCTTTGCCGTTTCCGGCGAATCGGAGCCGTGCACCGCATTGAATTCGATGTTCGCCCCGTGTGCGGCCCGGATGGTTCCCTTATCGGCCTTCGCGGGATCCGTGGCTCCCATCAGGTCACGATTCTTCTTGATGGCATTGTCTCCGCTGAGGATCAACACCACAACCGGCCCGGACGACATGAAGGTGCAGAGGCTGTCGAAAAACGGCCTGCTCTTGTGCACGGCGTAGAACCCCTCCGCCGTCTGCTTGGCCATCACCATCATCCGCATGGCGACAGGACGAAGCCCCGCTTGTTCGTATCGGTGAATAATGTCGCCGATGACGTGCTTCTTGACCGCGTCCGGCTTGATGATCGCTAATGTTCGCTCACTCATTGCTTCAAATCTTCCTCCAATTGGATTTGCAGAATATAAAAATCGCGATGTGCATTATAGGGACGGGCTGTCGGAGATTCAAGGCGCAGGAACCGCTATCGGGCGAAATGTCTCGACAATTCAGACGGCTTGAAGATGCCCCGTTCGGTAATGATGCCTACGATATTGGCGGCCGGCGTGACATCGAATGCCGGGTTATAGACCTTCACCCCCTGTGGGGCCACCGGATGACTGCCATGGATTGAGGTGACTTCCAAAGGATTTCGTTGTTCGATTGTGATGTCTTCGCCTGAAGCGGTCTTCAGGTCGATCGTGGAATAGGGCGCTGCAACATAAAAAGGAATGCCATGGGCCTTCGCCAGCACGGAAACGGAATATGTTCCGATCTTGTTCGCCACGTCTCCGTTCGCCGCAATGCGGTCCGCACCAACTACGCAGAGATCAATCCTCCCCTGGCGCATCATGGCTCCGGCCATATTATCGGTGATCAACGTCACGGGAATGTTGTCCTGCATCAATTCCCAAGCCGTCAGTCTGGCGCCTTGAAGGACAGGCCGGGTCTCGTCCGCTATGACTTCAATGCGCTTTCCCTGCTCCCAGGCTGCGCGGATGACGCCGAGCGCCGTGCCATATCCCGCTGTTGCCAGCGCTCCCGCATTGCAGTGGGTCAGCACGGTCTGTCCATCCTTGATCAATTGGGCGCCATGTCGCCCCATCGCCTTACACAACTCGATATCCTCATCCAAGATGGACTGGGACTCCTGGAACAATGCGCTCTTGATATCCGGGATGTTCATGGCACGGCATTCGGAGAGCTTTCGCTTCATACGCTCGATCGCCCAGAACAAATTGACAGCGGTCGGTCTTGTGGCGGCCAAACGATCGCAGATCGAATTCACCTCCCGCGCGAATGTCTCGTACTGTTCGGCGCCGCTCGTTCCTGCCCCTAAGGCAACTCCCATGGCCGCCGTCACCCCGATGGCCGGAGCTCCCCGAACTTTTAGTTCGCGGATCGCACTGACCACGGCATCCACAGTGGAGCATTGGAGAAACTCAACATGCTCGGGTAAGCGACTCTGATCAAGCAGGCGGATGACACCTTGTTGCCATTCGACGGTGTGCACCATGGGCTCTTGTAACCAGAATGCACCGGGAGTGCAAGAGGGAATTGGCTGCCGAGAGAGCTTTCAGCAAGCCAGGCTAAAGCGCTTCATCCTAAGGTAGGAGACAGGGTGCCAGGTGACGTCAGCGTACATTGACTTTCTTATCGACGAACTGAAGCAGCGGGGCAGGCTTGGGTTCCGACGGTCCGAGTTCTCGTTCCAGCATGGCACGGATAAAGCCACTGGTGGTGTAGCCCTGCTGTTTGAGGGCATCCAGCTTCTGTTTCAGTTCTTCCGGCAATTGAATGACGATGCGGACCAATTTCGCCATGGCAGAACTCCTTCTTCAACAGGCAACGACGAAGCAAATCAGCGGCGTGAGTTGCACACGCTGTGCCCTGTCATGGCCATATTCTGCATGAATGAAATTGCGCACTTGTGGGTCTACCTCCTTACATTCAATGGATCAGGTCCCGCCTCGTTTGCCCGTATCCGTACAGGGACGAACAACCCGCGCAACCTCCGCTCAGGTTCGATCCTTCCATCGCGTCCAAACCCGATACCAGTTGTCGCATTCACAGGGCCAGCCGCATGAGGAAAGATCGATGGGTTGAAGTTTCCGATCGCGTGTTCGATGCACGGTCAGCACCTCCTCGGAGCCGTTGCCGGTTATCCAGATTCCCCCATCACGATCTGTACGATATAGCGAAACGTGCTCGTCCACATAGGCTTGAATCACTGCGGCTGCAGGATGATTGTACGGGTTGTGTTTCCCGGCCGAGATAATCGCGACCCGCGGATGCAGAGAAGCAATCCAGTCCCGATCGAGCGAGCTCACAGCCCCGTGGTGAGGAACTTTGAGAATTTCGATGGACCGACGAATCGGTGCAGCCTTGATCCGATTGATCGCCTCCCTCTCGATATCGGCCGTAAACAAGACTTGATGCAACCCGCAGGTCATCAGAGTGACCACCGACCGATTATTGAGTCCATGTCCCTCCTGTCGTTTTGAAAGCAACGTAGATGAAATATCGAAATATTCCGGTGGATTGAGTACTTGGAGACGGCACTCTCCGGAAGATACGATGTCCATCCCTTCATACGCCACCTGCTCGCTCAAACCCTGTGATGAGACAGACTGCCGGAGTCGGTCGTAGAATGCTTCCTCACGCACCTCACCGGTTCCCCAGTATTCGCGTACGGGAAAATGTCTCATCACCCAGGCCAGTCCCCCCACGTGATCGAGCTGCGGATGGGTGGCAATGACGTGATCGATCGATCGTATGCCCCTATTCCAAAGATACGGAGCCACCACACTTCTTCCCATGTCGAATCGCTCATATGTCGCTCCTCCGTCGATGAGGACGACTTCTCCATTAGGAAATTCGAGCACAGCACTATCGCCTTGGCCGACATCCAGAAACGTCACACGGAAATTGTGACCGTCTGACAGATGTGGGGACCACACCCACCAGAACAGAATGCATACGAGGCCTATCACGGCAGCCCATCTGGTCCAAGCACTGCGCCGCCGCCA
This window harbors:
- a CDS encoding site-specific integrase, which gives rise to MLRLEWADVDMRRKEFTLRETKNGEVRLVPMTPTVYQVFTELWKERRLDTQRVFLYNGAEVKRIGTAFNAACRRAGITNLKIHDFRHTASTNLRRAGVDTATATKIVGHKSDRMHRRYNTITPDDLHAAAKKLHNHKTNTLITPEGVAAGAETISARNFIASGRSSVVES
- the tyrS gene encoding tyrosine--tRNA ligase encodes the protein MSELARQLDLIRRGTVEIIHHAELESKLTRAIKEQRPLRVKAGFDPTAPDLHLGHTVLIHKLKHFQDLGHHVMFLIGDFTGLIGDPTGVSETRKALTKEQVQENAKTYERQIFKVLDPAKTVIEFNSTWMTPMTAEGIIQLSAHYRVARMMERDDFQNRFRDQKPISVHEFLYPLVQGYDSVALKADVELGGTDQKFNLLVGRDLQRDYGQEPQVVITMPLLEGLDGVRKMSKSLGNYIALEDAPGNMFGKVMSISDELMVRYYELLTTEDLAAVKNLHPMEAKQSLAQMLVERYHGAEAGKNAREEFQQKFREREFPSEPDATVILHPADVKPDGSIGLADLVARTGLVPSKSEARRLIIQGGLEVDGQKQTDANMLIALAAGRSYQLKVGRRKFALVQLAP
- a CDS encoding ComEA family DNA-binding protein, translating into MVARRIQPIVSPQIKFETGGLVLLSLLIRLGMVVFTMAMIFWVGWGLPQADQEDRGADVQAPRQTQMPELRQAVAVPSAVQHAEGLDRPRTSVAVRRLDLNRATAQDLEGLPGIGPVLAGRIIQHREELGSFRSVEDLRTVKGIGKKTLERIRTLVDVPGHSVLAKDGKKT
- the gcvH gene encoding glycine cleavage system protein GcvH, producing the protein MIPADLRYHKEHEWVRVNGKQATIGISHFAQDALGDIVFIDMPKSGTVVKAGQQIGEVESTKTTSTIYTPVSGTITQVNAGLKDHPEAVNSDPYGNGWMVVIDLSNDGEIDALMTPAQYEVFLAGQKH
- the ndk gene encoding nucleoside-diphosphate kinase, whose translation is MSERTLAIIKPDAVKKHVIGDIIHRYEQAGLRPVAMRMMVMAKQTAEGFYAVHKSRPFFDSLCTFMSSGPVVVLILSGDNAIKKNRDLMGATDPAKADKGTIRAAHGANIEFNAVHGSDSPETAKQEIAYFFPEMDVVR
- the mtnA gene encoding S-methyl-5-thioribose-1-phosphate isomerase is translated as MVHTVEWQQGVIRLLDQSRLPEHVEFLQCSTVDAVVSAIRELKVRGAPAIGVTAAMGVALGAGTSGAEQYETFAREVNSICDRLAATRPTAVNLFWAIERMKRKLSECRAMNIPDIKSALFQESQSILDEDIELCKAMGRHGAQLIKDGQTVLTHCNAGALATAGYGTALGVIRAAWEQGKRIEVIADETRPVLQGARLTAWELMQDNIPVTLITDNMAGAMMRQGRIDLCVVGADRIAANGDVANKIGTYSVSVLAKAHGIPFYVAAPYSTIDLKTASGEDITIEQRNPLEVTSIHGSHPVAPQGVKVYNPAFDVTPAANIVGIITERGIFKPSELSRHFAR
- a CDS encoding ribbon-helix-helix domain-containing protein, producing MAKLVRIVIQLPEELKQKLDALKQQGYTTSGFIRAMLERELGPSEPKPAPLLQFVDKKVNVR